In one window of uncultured Acetobacteroides sp. DNA:
- the fabG gene encoding 3-oxoacyl-[acyl-carrier-protein] reductase, translating into MNLLEGKVAIITGAARGIGKAIALRFAAEGCSIAFTDLEYNEAVQATEKEIAALGVKVKGYASNAASYEDTQKVVGEIASDFGRVDILVNNAGITKDGALKRMTEAQWDAVITVNLKSVFNFTKAVQPIMWKQASGSVINMSSVVGVSGNANQCNYAASKAGIIGFTQSAAKEMGMRNIRHNAIAPGFIMTEMTDQLPEDVKNEWASKIPLHRGGTPEDVANACLFFASDLSSYVTGQVLTVCGGMNI; encoded by the coding sequence ATGAATTTATTAGAAGGGAAAGTAGCCATCATAACTGGGGCAGCACGTGGTATTGGTAAGGCAATTGCGTTGCGTTTTGCAGCTGAAGGTTGCAGTATTGCATTTACCGATTTGGAGTATAACGAAGCAGTGCAGGCTACTGAAAAAGAGATTGCAGCATTGGGCGTTAAAGTAAAAGGATATGCATCAAATGCAGCCAGCTATGAAGACACCCAAAAGGTTGTAGGTGAAATAGCAAGTGATTTTGGACGCGTAGATATTTTGGTGAACAATGCTGGTATTACCAAAGATGGGGCCTTAAAGCGTATGACCGAAGCTCAATGGGATGCTGTTATAACGGTAAACCTTAAATCGGTATTTAACTTTACCAAAGCGGTTCAACCCATTATGTGGAAGCAAGCGTCAGGTAGCGTTATTAATATGAGTTCGGTAGTCGGTGTTTCTGGAAATGCCAATCAGTGTAACTATGCAGCCTCAAAAGCTGGTATTATCGGATTTACCCAATCGGCTGCTAAGGAAATGGGCATGCGTAATATTCGCCATAATGCTATTGCTCCTGGCTTTATCATGACAGAGATGACAGACCAGCTGCCTGAAGACGTTAAGAATGAGTGGGCATCTAAGATTCCTTTGCATAGAGGTGGGACTCCAGAAGATGTTGCTAACGCTTGTCTTTTCTTTGCTTCAGATCTTTCTTCCTATGTAACCGGCCAGGTTCTTACCGTTTGCGGAGGTATGAATATTTAG
- a CDS encoding OmpA family protein, whose product MRIMIRLTLLLLVVMSFEWADGEAYSSTNKQAVKAYKEALELFKNRNYPAFFEKVNQAIADDSTFTEAYLLAMQASIENLHETKAIFYAQKAYALNPSMHPPLASILGKLYLRDGQYEKAIACFEYYISNNPAQRAKVEEPLNSALFAKGLKDRPVGFVPQNLGDNINSTYDDYWPSISGDGNTFVKTSNIPRSDSSGVLQEDFFVSKKNAQGKWGKAIPLPGTINTQSNEGAQSLTADGQGMYFTMCINECSIYYSRLKNGIWSDPQKLPPPINTPISSNKQPSISSDGRYLYFTSNRRGGYGGYDLYVATRDMESGEWIDVKNLGPKVNTSRNDVSPFIHFDGQTLYFASDGHRGLGGLDLFRTRLDGNEEWSVPVNLGYPINTKGEEQGIVISADAKTTYIASSREEGRGLDIYSFELPDTLKPNVSYYLKGIVVDAKTNKPLAAEVVLTNLKTGKEEFVSSSYPDDGAFFTSLPAATSYALQVTRKGYLFNSQSFLLDSTKTIQNPLELRIALEPMSVGSTTILRNIYFDVNSYSLKKESEVELKTLVKLLNTNPTLWIELSGHTDNSGSVAFNNSLSANRAKEVVKYLIANGIDKNRLRAVGYGSSKPIVPNNSIENKAKNRRTEFMVIYK is encoded by the coding sequence ATGCGTATAATGATTAGGCTGACACTACTGCTGCTAGTAGTGATGAGTTTCGAATGGGCTGATGGCGAAGCGTATTCATCAACGAACAAGCAGGCCGTAAAGGCCTACAAGGAGGCTTTGGAGCTATTTAAAAACCGGAATTACCCAGCATTTTTCGAGAAGGTAAACCAGGCAATCGCCGATGACTCCACCTTTACGGAGGCCTACCTGTTGGCCATGCAGGCTTCAATAGAAAACCTCCACGAAACAAAGGCCATCTTCTATGCCCAAAAGGCATATGCGCTTAACCCAAGCATGCATCCGCCGCTGGCATCTATTCTAGGAAAGCTTTACCTGCGCGACGGGCAGTACGAGAAGGCAATAGCATGCTTCGAGTACTATATAAGCAACAATCCCGCTCAACGCGCTAAGGTGGAGGAGCCACTCAACAGCGCGCTCTTTGCCAAAGGACTAAAAGATCGACCAGTTGGCTTTGTCCCACAGAATTTGGGCGATAACATTAACTCTACTTACGACGACTACTGGCCCAGCATTTCAGGCGATGGCAATACCTTCGTAAAGACCAGCAACATTCCCCGAAGCGACAGCTCTGGCGTTTTGCAGGAGGACTTCTTTGTTTCAAAAAAGAATGCCCAAGGCAAGTGGGGTAAGGCAATTCCCCTACCCGGAACCATAAACACCCAGTCCAACGAGGGAGCGCAATCGCTTACCGCCGATGGGCAGGGCATGTACTTTACCATGTGCATCAACGAGTGCAGCATCTACTACTCTCGTCTGAAAAATGGGATATGGAGCGATCCTCAAAAGCTGCCACCTCCCATTAATACCCCCATATCATCCAACAAGCAGCCTTCCATTAGCTCTGATGGCCGCTATCTCTACTTTACTAGTAACCGTCGTGGCGGCTACGGCGGCTACGACCTATACGTTGCTACGCGCGATATGGAGAGCGGCGAGTGGATTGATGTAAAGAACTTAGGGCCGAAGGTTAACACCTCGCGAAACGACGTTTCTCCCTTTATCCACTTTGATGGGCAGACCCTTTACTTTGCCTCCGATGGGCATCGGGGGCTTGGAGGCCTCGATCTTTTCCGAACTCGTTTAGATGGCAATGAGGAGTGGAGCGTTCCCGTTAACTTGGGCTACCCAATCAACACCAAAGGCGAGGAGCAGGGCATTGTAATCTCGGCCGATGCAAAAACTACCTACATTGCCTCTAGCCGCGAGGAGGGAAGGGGGCTCGACATCTACAGTTTCGAGCTTCCCGATACGCTAAAGCCTAATGTTTCCTACTACCTTAAGGGCATAGTTGTAGATGCTAAAACCAATAAGCCGCTTGCTGCCGAAGTTGTTCTCACCAACCTTAAAACGGGCAAGGAGGAGTTTGTAAGCAGTTCCTATCCCGACGATGGAGCGTTCTTTACGTCTCTTCCTGCTGCAACCAGCTACGCCTTGCAGGTTACCCGTAAGGGATATCTCTTCAACTCGCAAAGCTTCTTGCTAGATTCTACTAAAACAATTCAGAATCCGCTAGAGCTCCGCATTGCACTCGAGCCTATGAGCGTAGGGAGCACCACCATTTTGAGGAATATCTACTTCGATGTCAACTCCTACAGCCTTAAGAAGGAGTCGGAAGTAGAGTTAAAAACGCTGGTTAAGCTACTCAATACCAATCCAACTCTATGGATCGAACTTTCGGGCCATACCGACAATTCTGGATCGGTTGCATTCAACAATTCGCTCAGCGCTAACCGTGCAAAGGAGGTGGTCAAGTACCTTATTGCAAATGGAATCGACAAAAATAGGCTTAGAGCCGTAGGCTACGGTTCCTCGAAGCCAATAGTCCCCAATAACAGCATCGAGAACAAGGCAAAAAACCGTAGAACAGAGTTTATGGTGATATATAAATAA
- a CDS encoding GAF domain-containing protein produces MRIRLKLRTKLILSILAVVFLAYSVSIYEQIRGVNALKSKYAEEIALRVGKDYSLRMQNEINSKFIATSKMAKELNLLLSKPVNERPDAIKQMLNSIAEANPSIASVWVSVELCNLNPSYTKNYGRVRFTYFRESGALKYLQDTLNLKGDDKSSIYYNVKVKKTNLLTNPYWYSYNKKDSILETSIGTPILSNSRFAGLTGFDISLESFQTMIASIKPMKGARSFILSADGSVIAANNSKFRGKKLQDIYSEASEANLTDRLALNKPFGFEVKFEELYHYAVLPVYFNSAKTSWAFGFAVPSKELLGSENNTTDRLLLFAILSMLVIIGVIWYISFKITQPLYRVNRALKNLAEGKIDESNKVKVDTNDELHDIAGSTNELIDSMVRTVEFTSEVGKGNTSIEFKPKSDNDLLGVSLLSMKQNLDEAKRLEAIRKIEDEKINWATHGVALFGELLRHHETNLEDFSYHIISHLIDYIKADVGGLFLINDHENGDRTIDLMACYAYDRRKYEEKSLIIGEGLVGRCVQENETIFITDVPESYITIGSGLGENKPSCILIVPLKLNDEVYGVLELASFEVFEKHVIDFVEKIGVTIASTISTTRINIKTQQLLEASKFQAEELSAQEEEMRQNMEELLATQEEAARKSKEIENLLDSLSAASNIIEYDIEGYVIVANDSVLNLLGMRRENLIGLNIKEIDSYANKHFNEFWNNIKRGIPAKVKSELTGVSSSVVLYETFIPVADEDEKVYKIMVIGQNLEEFVALSEKNASATSLN; encoded by the coding sequence ATGAGAATAAGACTTAAACTGCGTACGAAGCTTATCCTAAGCATTTTGGCTGTTGTTTTTTTAGCGTACTCGGTAAGTATATACGAGCAAATAAGGGGAGTTAATGCGTTAAAGAGCAAGTATGCTGAAGAAATTGCTCTTCGAGTAGGTAAAGATTACTCATTGAGGATGCAAAATGAGATTAATTCGAAGTTCATCGCAACTTCGAAGATGGCAAAGGAGCTAAACTTGCTGCTATCAAAGCCAGTAAATGAGCGACCTGATGCTATAAAACAGATGTTGAACAGTATTGCTGAAGCAAATCCTTCAATAGCTTCGGTATGGGTATCCGTCGAACTATGCAACTTGAATCCGTCATACACAAAAAACTATGGACGAGTTCGGTTTACCTATTTTAGGGAAAGTGGAGCATTAAAGTATCTGCAGGATACGTTGAACCTAAAAGGCGATGATAAATCATCCATATACTACAATGTCAAGGTAAAGAAAACCAATCTTCTTACAAATCCCTACTGGTATAGCTACAACAAGAAAGACAGCATACTTGAAACAAGCATTGGCACTCCAATTCTATCAAATTCTCGCTTTGCAGGTCTTACAGGCTTTGATATTTCCTTAGAGTCTTTTCAAACGATGATAGCGAGTATCAAACCAATGAAGGGGGCTAGATCATTTATACTTTCGGCTGATGGCTCAGTAATTGCGGCTAATAATTCCAAATTTCGAGGCAAGAAACTTCAAGATATTTATAGCGAGGCTTCTGAGGCAAACCTTACAGACCGTCTAGCATTAAACAAGCCTTTTGGATTTGAAGTAAAGTTCGAAGAATTATATCACTATGCGGTTTTACCTGTATACTTCAATTCTGCAAAAACAAGTTGGGCTTTTGGTTTTGCTGTCCCATCAAAAGAGCTACTAGGGAGCGAGAACAACACAACGGATAGGCTTTTACTGTTTGCGATTCTTTCGATGCTGGTTATTATAGGTGTAATTTGGTATATCTCGTTTAAAATTACCCAGCCACTTTATCGTGTTAATAGAGCCTTAAAAAACTTAGCCGAAGGAAAAATCGATGAATCGAACAAGGTTAAGGTAGACACTAACGATGAACTACACGATATTGCTGGCTCAACGAATGAACTTATCGACAGCATGGTACGCACGGTTGAGTTTACAAGCGAAGTTGGTAAAGGCAATACAAGTATTGAATTTAAGCCAAAGAGCGATAATGATTTGTTGGGTGTTTCACTCCTCAGTATGAAACAAAATCTTGATGAAGCCAAGAGATTGGAAGCAATCAGAAAAATTGAGGATGAAAAGATTAACTGGGCAACCCATGGTGTTGCACTCTTTGGAGAATTGCTTCGACACCACGAAACGAACCTAGAAGACTTCTCCTACCATATTATAAGCCACCTAATCGATTACATTAAGGCTGATGTTGGAGGATTATTCCTAATCAACGATCATGAAAATGGCGATCGTACAATCGATTTGATGGCATGTTATGCATACGATAGGCGCAAGTACGAGGAAAAGAGCCTTATAATTGGCGAGGGACTTGTTGGTCGATGTGTTCAGGAGAATGAAACTATTTTCATTACTGATGTTCCAGAATCGTACATTACCATCGGATCGGGATTGGGCGAAAATAAGCCTTCGTGCATCTTAATAGTACCTCTAAAGCTTAATGACGAGGTGTACGGTGTACTTGAACTCGCATCGTTTGAGGTGTTTGAAAAGCATGTAATCGACTTTGTTGAAAAAATCGGTGTTACTATCGCGTCTACCATTTCGACAACACGTATCAACATTAAGACACAACAACTACTTGAAGCCTCAAAATTCCAAGCCGAAGAACTTTCTGCTCAGGAAGAGGAAATGCGCCAAAACATGGAAGAACTTCTTGCCACACAGGAAGAAGCTGCGCGAAAATCAAAAGAAATTGAAAATCTACTCGATTCTTTGAGTGCTGCAAGTAATATAATAGAATACGATATCGAAGGCTATGTAATTGTGGCAAACGATTCGGTGCTAAATCTTCTTGGAATGCGACGCGAAAACCTTATAGGGTTAAACATTAAGGAAATCGACTCTTATGCGAACAAGCATTTTAACGAGTTTTGGAATAACATTAAACGCGGCATACCTGCTAAGGTAAAATCTGAACTTACAGGTGTAAGTTCATCGGTAGTGCTATACGAAACCTTTATTCCAGTAGCAGATGAGGATGAAAAGGTGTATAAGATTATGGTAATAGGTCAGAATCTCGAAGAGTTTGTTGCTCTTTCCGAAAAGAATGCCAGCGCCACCTCTTTGAACTAA
- a CDS encoding DUF6340 family protein, which produces MRNYLAYLLLVLTASSCAVTTKTVNVDVLIPSAERISLNDNERIMVVANYKHHNKLISKQTSAFVDDSLQVANAVNGFNSYFRSLGTYSQNYVRVIYKPINQREPDLLTSEEIWRYSQLENPKYIVELSLLRTLISKTDPTSYKAVYASLWHVYDAKEGTLVRELLDKDSLYYDQYERVSRAELDSIIADDVSYRVAQKIGYSILPFWQEQYRYYLTVPDPQFRKVDNLIQEFKWKEVISLMQGFLSSSDKDDVYAATFNISLACEMLGDIGLAKKWLEKCQKIKNSYVVALYSEALNNREKQENSGREGQ; this is translated from the coding sequence ATGCGAAATTATCTAGCTTATTTGCTTTTAGTGCTTACGGCATCATCGTGTGCGGTAACAACTAAAACGGTTAATGTTGATGTACTAATACCTAGTGCTGAAAGGATATCGCTAAATGACAATGAGCGTATTATGGTTGTTGCGAATTACAAACACCACAATAAGCTGATAAGCAAACAAACGTCCGCATTTGTTGACGATTCGCTTCAGGTTGCAAATGCTGTAAATGGGTTTAACAGCTACTTCCGCTCACTAGGAACGTATTCGCAGAACTATGTTCGCGTCATTTACAAGCCAATTAACCAACGCGAACCAGACCTTCTTACATCAGAAGAAATTTGGCGCTATTCTCAGCTGGAAAACCCTAAGTATATTGTTGAGCTTTCGCTTTTGCGTACGCTAATAAGCAAGACCGATCCGACATCATACAAGGCAGTATACGCTTCGTTGTGGCATGTTTACGACGCCAAAGAAGGAACCCTAGTCCGCGAATTGCTCGACAAAGATTCGCTATACTACGACCAATATGAAAGGGTGTCGCGAGCGGAACTCGATTCGATAATTGCTGATGATGTATCTTATAGGGTTGCTCAAAAGATTGGCTATTCGATCCTTCCATTTTGGCAGGAACAGTATAGGTACTACCTTACCGTCCCCGATCCTCAGTTTCGGAAAGTTGACAACCTAATTCAGGAATTCAAATGGAAAGAGGTGATATCGTTAATGCAAGGTTTCCTTTCATCATCGGACAAGGATGATGTTTATGCGGCAACCTTTAACATATCGCTTGCCTGCGAAATGCTGGGGGATATTGGTCTAGCCAAAAAGTGGCTCGAAAAATGTCAAAAAATCAAAAACAGCTACGTTGTCGCGCTCTATTCGGAAGCCCTCAATAATCGAGAAAAACAAGAAAATTCGGGTAGAGAAGGACAATAA
- a CDS encoding bifunctional UDP-sugar hydrolase/5'-nucleotidase, whose protein sequence is MRIRTATIKALVLVLLFAMPLTMLASKGKEVKVVFTTDVHGAIFPYDFIEQKARPGSLAQIYTYVKEQRKQNPSLLLLDNGDMLQGQPTVYFYNFVDTLSQHLQARVMNFMGYNALTVGNHDLEPGHPVYDRVRQQSNFPWLAANAVTPAGKTYFEPYKIFKVDGKKVAVLGLITPAIPTWLPENIWRGMTFNDMVESAKYWVDIIQKKEKPDAIIGMVHSGVNFNYNNQNENTYKNENAAMLIAKRVKGFDAILCGHDHDIFNKKVATDFGDSVQVLNPAAFARNVGVLTIAFQGSSKQVSGSVVDVRPLPAEKAFEEQFKGDFDKIKEFSSRKIGTLDEPISSADTFFGSSSFVDLIHRSMLKTTNADISFASPLTLNANIPAGDITVGDMFNLYKYENLLYVLNLTGQEVKNYLEYSYGLWVKSSDTFDDGMLLLNEKGKLKNQYYNFDSGAGIKYQVDITKPAGSKVTITSMADGTPFDLGKTYKVAMSSYRGNGGGGHLTVGAKIQPSEISKRLVTSTTKDMRYLIMMDLMKSGILDHKPLNSWKFIPEDVVAKARKADESRIFRK, encoded by the coding sequence ATGAGGATCAGAACTGCAACAATAAAAGCCCTTGTACTGGTGCTGCTCTTTGCAATGCCGCTTACAATGCTTGCCTCGAAGGGCAAGGAGGTTAAGGTAGTTTTTACCACCGACGTGCACGGCGCCATCTTCCCCTACGACTTTATCGAGCAAAAGGCTCGCCCCGGAAGCCTAGCTCAGATATACACCTACGTAAAGGAGCAACGAAAGCAGAACCCCAGCTTGCTGCTCCTCGACAACGGCGATATGCTGCAGGGGCAGCCAACCGTTTACTTCTACAACTTTGTGGATACGCTAAGCCAGCATCTACAGGCAAGGGTGATGAACTTTATGGGGTATAATGCCCTAACCGTAGGCAACCACGACCTCGAGCCTGGACATCCCGTTTACGATAGGGTTCGCCAGCAGTCAAATTTCCCTTGGCTAGCCGCCAATGCGGTTACGCCTGCGGGAAAAACCTACTTCGAGCCATACAAAATATTTAAGGTCGATGGCAAGAAGGTTGCTGTACTTGGGCTCATTACCCCAGCCATCCCCACCTGGCTCCCCGAAAATATTTGGAGAGGGATGACGTTTAACGACATGGTGGAGAGCGCCAAGTATTGGGTTGATATTATCCAGAAAAAGGAGAAGCCAGACGCCATTATTGGCATGGTACACTCCGGCGTAAACTTTAACTACAACAACCAGAACGAGAATACCTACAAGAACGAGAATGCCGCCATGCTCATTGCCAAGCGGGTTAAGGGATTCGACGCCATACTATGCGGGCACGATCACGACATCTTCAACAAGAAGGTGGCAACCGACTTTGGCGATTCCGTTCAGGTGCTTAATCCCGCCGCCTTTGCCCGCAACGTGGGCGTTCTCACCATTGCTTTTCAGGGCAGCAGCAAGCAGGTAAGCGGTAGCGTTGTCGATGTTCGCCCATTACCTGCTGAAAAAGCCTTTGAGGAGCAATTCAAGGGCGATTTTGATAAAATCAAGGAATTCTCTTCGCGAAAGATCGGCACGCTTGATGAGCCAATTAGCTCTGCCGATACCTTTTTTGGCAGCTCCTCATTTGTAGACCTGATTCACCGCAGCATGCTAAAGACTACCAATGCCGATATTAGCTTCGCATCGCCGCTAACCCTAAATGCCAACATTCCTGCTGGCGATATCACCGTAGGCGACATGTTCAACCTCTACAAGTACGAAAACCTCCTTTACGTGCTTAATCTAACAGGGCAGGAGGTTAAGAACTACCTCGAATACTCCTACGGTCTTTGGGTGAAGAGCAGCGATACCTTCGATGATGGAATGCTTCTCCTTAACGAAAAGGGTAAGCTGAAGAATCAGTACTACAATTTCGATTCAGGAGCGGGTATCAAATATCAGGTAGATATTACAAAGCCTGCTGGCAGCAAGGTTACCATTACCTCTATGGCCGACGGAACACCATTTGATCTAGGCAAAACCTACAAGGTAGCCATGAGCAGCTACCGTGGAAATGGGGGAGGTGGACACCTTACCGTTGGAGCCAAAATTCAACCATCAGAGATTAGCAAGCGGTTGGTTACAAGCACAACCAAGGATATGCGCTACCTAATAATGATGGACCTAATGAAATCTGGCATACTCGACCACAAGCCATTAAACTCATGGAAGTTTATTCCCGAAGATGTTGTCGCCAAGGCTCGAAAGGCTGACGAATCGCGCATTTTTAGAAAGTGA
- a CDS encoding C1 family peptidase: protein MKKLFVFAIAAIFAIGAYAQKDKKKEESKPEGYKFTVVKQVPGTSVKDQFRSGTCWSFSGLSFIENELLRNGKGEFDLSEMWLVRNCYSAKAEKYVRMQGNCNFGGGGGTFDIFWVMNNFGFIPEEAYAGLQYGEPKHVHGELDALTKAYVDVIVKNPNKKLSTAWKKGFDGILDAYLGPKPDKFTYKGVEYTPESFAKSLSLNSDDYVSFTSYTHHPFYKKFSLEIPDNWLNEESYNIPMEDLEQVIDNAINNGYSIAWGADVSEKGFQYNKGVAVIPQTDVAVLNNSEKSKWTELSAKDRESMFYNLDHPVVEQTITQKMRQDAFDNYQTTDDHGMVIEGIAKDQRGEKFYLVKNSWNTDNPYKGYFYASRPFVIYKTMNIMVHKNAIPAEILKKIGLAK from the coding sequence ATGAAAAAATTATTTGTATTTGCCATTGCTGCAATCTTTGCTATTGGAGCATATGCACAAAAGGACAAAAAGAAGGAGGAATCTAAGCCAGAAGGATACAAATTCACGGTGGTCAAGCAAGTTCCTGGAACGTCCGTTAAGGATCAGTTCCGCTCAGGTACCTGCTGGAGTTTCTCAGGACTAAGCTTTATTGAAAACGAGCTGCTTCGCAACGGTAAGGGTGAGTTCGACTTGTCGGAAATGTGGCTTGTTCGCAACTGCTATTCAGCAAAAGCCGAAAAGTACGTTCGCATGCAAGGCAACTGCAACTTTGGTGGTGGCGGTGGAACCTTCGACATTTTCTGGGTAATGAATAACTTTGGTTTTATTCCCGAAGAGGCTTATGCTGGACTTCAGTATGGAGAACCAAAGCATGTTCATGGCGAATTGGATGCATTAACTAAGGCATATGTTGATGTAATAGTAAAGAACCCAAATAAAAAGCTTTCTACCGCTTGGAAGAAGGGTTTTGATGGCATTCTTGATGCCTATCTAGGTCCTAAACCAGATAAGTTTACCTATAAAGGTGTTGAGTATACTCCTGAATCGTTTGCAAAAAGCCTAAGTCTCAATTCCGACGATTATGTTTCTTTCACTTCGTACACTCACCATCCATTCTACAAAAAGTTCTCCCTCGAAATTCCAGATAACTGGCTAAACGAAGAGTCTTACAATATTCCAATGGAAGATCTAGAGCAGGTTATAGACAACGCCATTAATAATGGTTACTCTATTGCCTGGGGTGCTGATGTAAGCGAAAAGGGCTTCCAGTACAACAAGGGGGTTGCCGTAATCCCACAAACTGATGTTGCCGTTCTAAACAACTCAGAGAAGTCTAAGTGGACTGAGCTTTCGGCTAAAGACCGCGAGTCTATGTTCTACAATCTCGATCATCCCGTTGTTGAGCAGACCATCACCCAAAAGATGCGCCAAGATGCATTTGATAACTACCAAACTACCGATGACCACGGTATGGTTATCGAAGGTATTGCAAAAGATCAACGTGGAGAAAAGTTTTACTTAGTGAAAAACTCTTGGAATACCGATAATCCATATAAAGGATACTTCTACGCCTCTCGTCCTTTTGTTATCTACAAAACCATGAACATTATGGTTCATAAGAATGCTATTCCTGCTGAGATCCTAAAGAAAATCGGCTTAGCAAAATAG
- a CDS encoding ABC transporter permease, with protein MAFRRLKKSYEVFANTYLYELKLLLKDSGVLFILFGASIFYSLIYTYSYSHEVVNDISVAVVDLNGTKTSRDVVRMLDATPQINVTFHTQNFKEAKALFYDDKVHGVIVIPKDFERKIMRSEQAAVTAYADASYFMIYKQILSGAAQVTGTMSAKLEIGRLMMKGNDKYKAMAQSQPVSVSTSYLFNPAAGYASYAMPGVMLMILQQTLLLSIGMLGGTLREKKRKYFYLDGDIDPRHAVSTLLGKAFAFITLHLFNIFFMLVLVYKWFDLPQKGNPFEVFIFIMPYIFAVAFLGISIATLFKKREHSLIFMFFTSIPFIFLSGFSWPASEMPLLLQKFSLLIPSTTAIQGYLRLNTMGASLQQVSSELGFLMILMVAYFILALLITKYRIHQNNRELQETSDEAIES; from the coding sequence ATGGCATTTCGGAGATTAAAAAAATCGTACGAGGTGTTCGCTAACACCTACCTATACGAGCTAAAGCTGCTGCTTAAGGACTCGGGCGTGCTCTTCATCCTATTTGGAGCATCGATATTCTACTCCTTAATATATACGTATTCCTACTCGCACGAGGTGGTAAACGACATTTCGGTAGCGGTTGTCGACCTGAATGGCACTAAAACAAGTAGAGACGTGGTGCGCATGCTCGATGCAACGCCTCAAATAAATGTAACCTTCCATACCCAGAACTTTAAGGAGGCAAAGGCGCTATTCTACGACGATAAGGTCCATGGCGTTATCGTTATCCCCAAGGATTTTGAGCGCAAAATAATGAGGAGCGAGCAGGCTGCCGTTACGGCCTACGCCGATGCCAGCTACTTTATGATATATAAGCAGATCCTATCGGGTGCGGCCCAGGTTACGGGAACCATGAGCGCCAAGCTGGAGATCGGTAGGCTGATGATGAAGGGGAACGACAAGTATAAGGCCATGGCTCAAAGCCAGCCCGTATCGGTTTCAACCAGCTACCTGTTTAATCCTGCTGCGGGATATGCTTCGTACGCCATGCCCGGGGTAATGCTGATGATTCTTCAGCAAACGCTGCTGCTCAGCATCGGAATGCTTGGCGGTACGCTGCGCGAGAAGAAGCGCAAGTACTTCTACCTGGATGGAGATATCGATCCTCGCCATGCCGTATCTACGTTGCTGGGTAAGGCTTTTGCCTTTATCACACTGCACCTGTTCAACATCTTCTTTATGCTGGTGCTCGTTTACAAGTGGTTCGACTTACCCCAAAAGGGAAACCCATTCGAGGTGTTCATCTTCATAATGCCCTACATATTTGCGGTGGCATTCCTGGGGATATCGATTGCTACCCTGTTCAAGAAGCGCGAGCACTCGCTAATCTTTATGTTCTTCACCTCGATTCCGTTTATCTTCCTAAGCGGATTCTCGTGGCCTGCTAGCGAAATGCCGCTGCTGCTACAGAAATTCTCGCTTCTGATTCCTAGCACAACAGCAATCCAGGGGTACTTGAGGCTGAATACGATGGGGGCATCGTTACAGCAGGTGTCAAGTGAGCTGGGCTTCCTCATGATTCTAATGGTCGCCTACTTTATCCTTGCGCTGCTGATAACAAAGTATCGCATCCACCAAAATAATCGGGAGCTGCAAGAAACCTCAGATGAAGCCATAGAATCGTAG